The Thermoanaerobacterales bacterium genome has a window encoding:
- a CDS encoding septum site-determining protein MinC, producing MEVQIKGTRQGLVIYLPPADFEDIKANLHQKLEQARGFFRGARFTFRPAAAPIPVEQQQELEQLVSRYGLIPIKDKPRTVARPVPVAGKAPAFPGLPDAEPAVLVDRSLRSGQDVRCDHGHVVVLGDIHPGARVDAAGSILVMGRCTGTVRAGTVGDPEAVVVALGFGSPMLSIAGVLADDLHTSPGSQTLHTARLKDGKVVLEG from the coding sequence ATGGAAGTGCAGATTAAGGGAACGCGACAGGGGCTGGTCATCTACCTGCCCCCGGCGGACTTTGAAGACATCAAGGCCAACCTGCATCAAAAACTAGAACAGGCACGAGGGTTTTTCCGGGGCGCCCGGTTCACTTTTCGCCCCGCCGCAGCCCCTATTCCGGTGGAACAGCAGCAGGAACTTGAGCAACTGGTGAGCCGTTACGGGCTTATCCCCATCAAGGACAAACCCCGGACCGTGGCGCGCCCGGTTCCGGTCGCCGGGAAGGCCCCGGCCTTCCCGGGCCTTCCCGACGCTGAACCCGCGGTGCTCGTGGACCGGAGCCTGCGTTCCGGGCAGGATGTCCGTTGCGACCACGGCCACGTTGTCGTCCTGGGTGATATCCACCCCGGAGCCAGGGTCGACGCAGCCGGCAGCATCCTCGTTATGGGCCGTTGCACCGGCACGGTCCGCGCCGGCACCGTTGGCGACCCGGAGGCGGTGGTCGTCGCCCTTGGCTTTGGATCCCCGATGCTCTCGATCGCCGGGGTCCTGGCCGACGACCTGCACACCTCTCCCGGCAGCCAGACCCTGCACACCGCCCGCCTTAAGGACGGCAAGGTGGTACTGGAGGGCTGA
- the galT gene encoding galactose-1-phosphate uridylyltransferase, with amino-acid sequence MPEWRKDPVVNRWVVIATERAKRPTDYRCTVDELNPQACPLCVGHEGQTPPEILAFREPGTAADREGWWVRVVPNKFPAVRADERLFSWWDGVYEAMNGVGAHEVIVETTEHVSSLATQSDKQVEEVVWAWRARLLDLRKDSRLKYILIFKNKGRVGGASLEHAHSQLIATPMVPVDIAQEVTGAEEYRRQKGTCVYCDVIAQETAQDQRVVIDGERFISLAPFASRFPFEMWILPKRHQPDFGQIVEEDVRDLARILRSSLGKLAATVCDPPYNILLHTAPVNVEDAGHYHWHLEILPRLTVMAGFELGTGYFINPTPPELAARALRDASAVAPHMAAAEAGREARPYV; translated from the coding sequence ATGCCGGAGTGGAGGAAGGATCCGGTTGTCAACCGCTGGGTGGTCATCGCCACGGAACGGGCCAAGCGGCCGACCGATTACCGCTGTACGGTTGACGAACTGAACCCCCAGGCCTGCCCGCTCTGTGTAGGGCACGAAGGTCAGACGCCACCCGAGATCCTGGCTTTCAGGGAGCCGGGAACGGCCGCCGACCGGGAAGGCTGGTGGGTCCGGGTGGTCCCCAACAAGTTCCCCGCGGTGCGGGCCGACGAAAGGCTTTTTTCCTGGTGGGACGGCGTTTACGAGGCGATGAACGGGGTCGGGGCGCATGAGGTAATTGTCGAGACGACGGAGCACGTGAGCAGCCTGGCGACCCAAAGTGACAAGCAGGTTGAAGAAGTGGTCTGGGCCTGGCGTGCCCGGTTGCTTGACCTCCGGAAAGACAGCCGCTTGAAGTACATCCTCATTTTTAAAAATAAAGGCCGGGTTGGGGGGGCCTCCCTGGAACACGCCCACTCCCAGCTGATCGCCACCCCTATGGTTCCGGTGGATATCGCCCAGGAGGTGACCGGCGCGGAGGAGTACCGCCGCCAGAAAGGCACCTGCGTGTACTGTGACGTTATCGCCCAGGAGACGGCACAGGACCAGCGGGTGGTTATCGATGGGGAAAGGTTCATCAGCCTGGCGCCCTTCGCCTCCCGCTTCCCGTTTGAAATGTGGATCCTTCCGAAGCGCCACCAGCCGGACTTCGGCCAGATCGTGGAGGAAGACGTCCGCGACCTGGCCCGTATTTTGCGGAGTTCTTTGGGCAAGCTGGCGGCCACGGTATGCGATCCGCCGTACAATATCCTCCTGCATACCGCACCGGTCAACGTGGAAGATGCCGGCCATTATCACTGGCACCTGGAGATACTCCCGCGTCTGACCGTCATGGCCGGCTTTGAACTGGGCACGGGGTACTTCATCAATCCCACACCGCCCGAACTCGCCGCGCGGGCGTTGCGGGATGCTTCGGCCGTGGCCCCGCACATGGCCGCGGCGGAAGCGGGAAGGGAGGCACGGCCGTATGTTTGA
- a CDS encoding NUDIX hydrolase has product MAVDLTEKRLESCYVYRGKVLNMRVDTVELPGGRRGTREVVEYAGAVAVVALDRDGRVLLVRQYRYPVGRELIEIPAGKLEPGEDPAAAARRELAEETGSTAGRLERLLRFFSTPGFTSEEMHLYLATDLEPGPAAPDEDEFVELVRVPLDTARRMVERGEICDAKSIVGILTVCDRLQDR; this is encoded by the coding sequence GTGGCTGTGGATCTTACCGAGAAGCGCCTGGAAAGCTGTTATGTATACCGCGGCAAGGTCCTGAATATGCGGGTCGACACCGTCGAACTGCCCGGCGGGAGACGCGGCACGCGGGAGGTGGTGGAATACGCGGGGGCGGTGGCGGTCGTGGCTCTGGACAGAGACGGGCGGGTGCTGCTGGTACGGCAGTATCGTTACCCCGTGGGCCGAGAATTGATTGAGATCCCGGCGGGCAAGCTTGAACCGGGTGAAGATCCGGCGGCCGCGGCGCGGCGGGAACTCGCGGAGGAAACAGGATCCACCGCCGGGCGCCTGGAGAGGCTGCTGCGCTTTTTCTCGACACCGGGGTTTACTTCGGAGGAGATGCACCTTTACCTGGCCACCGACCTTGAGCCGGGGCCGGCGGCGCCTGATGAGGATGAGTTCGTCGAGTTGGTCAGGGTGCCGCTGGATACAGCCCGGCGCATGGTGGAGCGGGGGGAGATCTGCGACGCGAAGTCCATCGTGGGTATTCTTACGGTCTGCGACCGCCTGCAAGACCGTTGA
- the glgA gene encoding glycogen synthase GlgA: protein MFDRPLKILLVAAEVVPFAKTGGLADVAGSLPKALATVVDHGLPRNDVRVAMPRYKMIEGAQYVTDFPVPVADSLRTAVVRKKEIDAHFQGTHAAVPVYMIDNYHYFYRDGIYAFQDDAERYTFFCRAVLEMLPRLNWQPDIIHCNDWQTGLVPLYLHHLYGDRPFYRRIATLFTIHNLQYQGNFPREVLQVIGLGPEFYHPDRLEFYGTVSFMKAGLLWADVLNTVSRTYAREIQTPEFGERMDGILRLRAKDLYGIVNGINYHEFDPKSDPRLHRNYDAEHLEHKKENKYTLQREMDLPIKDVPVLGIISRLVNQKGLDLIGEIIDELMHLDIQVVVLGTGDQYYHQLFSTIKARYPQKMGLHLGFNAVLAQRIYAGADMFLMPSRFEPCGLGQLIALRYGTIPIVRETGGLADTVTEYNPATRVGNGFAFHEYSGRALHDTITRALRLYREDAGAWQQLVRNAMEMDFSWARSGVEYLQLYRTAIEKHIEEQKRAARIA from the coding sequence ATGTTTGATCGCCCGTTGAAAATCCTGCTGGTGGCCGCGGAGGTGGTACCCTTCGCCAAGACGGGGGGGCTGGCCGACGTCGCGGGCTCCCTTCCCAAGGCGCTGGCCACCGTGGTTGACCACGGTCTGCCGCGGAACGATGTCCGGGTGGCCATGCCGCGGTACAAGATGATCGAGGGAGCACAATACGTCACCGACTTCCCGGTTCCCGTCGCCGATAGCCTGCGCACGGCGGTCGTGCGCAAGAAGGAGATCGACGCTCACTTCCAGGGCACGCACGCCGCGGTCCCGGTGTACATGATCGACAACTATCACTATTTTTACCGTGACGGCATCTACGCCTTCCAGGACGACGCCGAGCGGTACACCTTCTTCTGCCGCGCCGTCCTGGAGATGCTGCCGCGACTGAACTGGCAGCCGGACATCATCCACTGCAACGACTGGCAGACGGGGCTCGTCCCGCTTTACCTGCACCATCTCTACGGCGACCGTCCCTTCTACCGGCGGATCGCCACCCTGTTCACCATCCACAACCTGCAGTACCAGGGGAATTTCCCGCGTGAGGTCCTGCAGGTGATCGGCCTGGGGCCGGAATTCTACCACCCCGACCGGCTGGAGTTTTACGGCACGGTGAGTTTTATGAAGGCCGGCCTGCTGTGGGCCGATGTCCTGAACACCGTGAGCCGGACCTACGCCCGGGAAATCCAGACCCCCGAGTTCGGCGAGAGGATGGACGGCATCCTGCGTCTGCGGGCCAAGGACCTGTACGGGATCGTCAACGGGATCAACTACCACGAGTTCGACCCGAAATCCGATCCCCGCCTGCACCGTAACTACGACGCCGAGCACCTGGAACACAAGAAGGAGAACAAGTACACGCTGCAGCGGGAGATGGACCTGCCGATCAAGGACGTCCCGGTGCTGGGGATCATCTCCCGCCTGGTGAACCAGAAGGGCCTGGACCTGATCGGGGAAATCATCGATGAACTGATGCATCTGGACATCCAGGTTGTGGTCCTGGGGACAGGCGACCAGTATTACCACCAGCTCTTTTCCACCATTAAGGCCCGGTACCCACAGAAAATGGGGCTGCACCTGGGCTTTAACGCCGTGCTGGCGCAGCGCATCTACGCCGGGGCGGACATGTTCCTGATGCCGTCCCGCTTCGAGCCCTGCGGGCTCGGCCAACTCATCGCCCTGCGTTACGGGACGATCCCCATCGTCCGCGAGACCGGCGGCCTGGCCGACACGGTGACGGAATACAACCCGGCGACCCGGGTCGGGAACGGCTTCGCCTTCCACGAGTACAGCGGGCGCGCGCTCCATGACACGATCACCCGCGCCCTGCGGCTCTATCGGGAGGACGCCGGCGCCTGGCAGCAACTGGTGCGCAACGCCATGGAGATGGACTTCTCCTGGGCGCGTTCCGGCGTCGAGTACCTCCAACTCTACCGCACGGCCATTGAGAAGCACATTGAGGAGCAGAAGAGGGCCGCCCGCATCGCGTAG
- the hemL gene encoding glutamate-1-semialdehyde 2,1-aminomutase, with protein MALLASREDNRSRELFRRAQQVIPGGVNSPVRAFRAVQGNPPFIARAEGACIFDVDGRRYIDYVSSWGPMILGHAHPEVLAAIKAAAERGTSYGAPTASEVEMAELIVDALPGMEMVRLVNSGTEATMSAIRLARAVTGREKIVKFAGCYHGHADAMLVAAGSGALTLGVPSSPGVPAQTAAHTIVVGYNHLEDVEETLRANPGQVAAVIVEPVAGNMGVIPPQSGFLEGLRRLTAEYGALLIFDEVITGFRLAYGGAQTLYGITPDLTCLGKIIGGGLPVGAYGGRREIMERVSPSGPVYQAGTLSGNPLATAAGIATLRALERPGVYEELERKAALLADGIGDAARAAGVPVTLNRVGSMMSTFFTAVPVTDFASALTSDTARFARFFHALLDHGVYIAPAQFEAMFVSLAHTEEDIARTVEAFEAAFRAAA; from the coding sequence ATGGCCCTGTTGGCCTCTAGAGAGGATAACAGGTCGCGTGAACTTTTTCGCCGGGCGCAGCAGGTAATCCCCGGCGGGGTAAACAGCCCGGTACGGGCGTTCCGTGCCGTGCAGGGAAACCCGCCCTTCATCGCCCGCGCCGAGGGGGCCTGCATCTTCGATGTCGACGGCCGTCGCTACATTGACTATGTGAGTTCCTGGGGGCCGATGATCCTGGGACACGCGCACCCGGAGGTCCTCGCCGCCATTAAGGCGGCGGCCGAGAGGGGAACGAGCTACGGGGCGCCGACGGCGTCCGAGGTCGAGATGGCCGAGCTGATTGTCGACGCGCTCCCCGGCATGGAGATGGTGCGCCTGGTGAACTCCGGCACCGAGGCCACGATGAGCGCCATCCGCCTGGCCCGTGCGGTCACCGGGCGGGAGAAGATCGTCAAGTTCGCGGGCTGCTATCACGGGCATGCCGACGCCATGCTGGTCGCCGCGGGTTCGGGCGCTCTGACCCTCGGGGTGCCGTCAAGCCCGGGCGTGCCGGCCCAGACGGCCGCGCATACCATTGTGGTGGGCTACAACCACCTGGAAGACGTGGAGGAGACCCTGCGTGCGAACCCCGGCCAGGTTGCGGCCGTCATCGTTGAGCCCGTGGCCGGCAACATGGGTGTTATCCCTCCTCAGTCCGGCTTTCTGGAAGGGCTGCGGCGGCTGACGGCGGAATACGGCGCCCTGCTCATCTTCGACGAGGTCATTACCGGTTTTCGGCTCGCCTACGGCGGCGCGCAGACGCTATACGGCATCACGCCGGACCTGACATGCCTGGGTAAAATTATCGGCGGCGGGCTGCCGGTAGGGGCTTACGGCGGCCGGCGGGAAATTATGGAGCGGGTCAGCCCGTCCGGGCCCGTCTACCAGGCCGGAACCCTGTCGGGGAACCCCTTGGCCACGGCCGCCGGCATCGCCACGCTGCGCGCTCTGGAACGCCCGGGCGTCTACGAGGAACTGGAGCGCAAAGCGGCGCTCCTGGCCGACGGCATCGGGGATGCGGCCCGCGCCGCCGGGGTGCCCGTTACCCTGAACCGGGTGGGCTCGATGATGAGCACTTTCTTCACCGCCGTTCCGGTAACCGATTTCGCGAGCGCCTTGACCTCCGATACGGCGCGCTTCGCCCGCTTCTTCCACGCCCTGCTCGACCACGGAGTCTACATCGCTCCGGCCCAGTTCGAGGCGATGTTCGTCTCCCTGGCCCACACGGAGGAAGATATCGCCCGCACGGTGGAGGCCTTTGAGGCCGCCTTCCGCGCCGCGGCCTGA
- a CDS encoding Hsp20/alpha crystallin family protein, protein MSVRRWDPFGELQSLREQMNRMWDFLRPGRDIGIPRIDITQEGNDVVVTAEIPGVASKDDIDVTLTADSITLRGDVQREKEVKDEDYYLSERYFGSFSRTVPLPMEVKPGQAKATYKNGVLEVRVPINDEGRKKEHQIKIE, encoded by the coding sequence ATGAGTGTGAGAAGATGGGACCCGTTTGGCGAACTTCAGAGCCTTCGCGAGCAGATGAACCGTATGTGGGACTTCTTGCGGCCGGGCCGTGACATCGGCATCCCGCGCATAGACATCACCCAGGAGGGTAACGACGTCGTCGTCACGGCGGAAATACCGGGCGTCGCCTCCAAGGACGATATTGACGTGACACTTACCGCCGACTCGATCACGCTCCGGGGCGACGTCCAGCGGGAAAAGGAGGTCAAAGACGAAGACTATTACCTGAGCGAGCGGTACTTCGGCAGCTTTTCCCGGACCGTGCCCCTGCCGATGGAGGTCAAGCCCGGGCAGGCGAAGGCCACATACAAAAACGGCGTCTTAGAGGTGCGGGTGCCCATAAACGATGAAGGGCGCAAGAAGGAGCACCAGATCAAGATCGAATAG
- a CDS encoding Xaa-Pro peptidase family protein, protein MTDTAQRRAEYRRRQTAFQRLLAENGLDGAMIVEAADLVYLTGTHQNMHLYVPAEGQPLLMVRRDLNAAREDALVDNIVPLRSFRDLPRLMAEAGLRPPARLGLEFDILPVAFFQQYQRVFPETRFADCSAILRRQRAVKSDYERMLLREAGRRMDALYARLPEVIAVGRGEAEAAGRFEALARTAGHQGLVRMRGFNAEIFWGHFLAGESAARPGPFDGAAGGPGPGPAFRFGSSGRPIMRDEPILVDYPGVFDGYLVDITRIVVVGRLSAELVRAHEVALEIQEHLVREARPGATAGALYDLALGMARDAGLDAYFMGYGNPVPFVGHGVGIELNEWPVIARGAADVLEEGHVLALEPKFVFPGQGMVGIENTFIVGAAGLERITNFPDAVMEI, encoded by the coding sequence ATGACCGATACCGCTCAACGCCGTGCCGAGTACCGGCGCCGGCAGACGGCCTTCCAGCGCCTCCTGGCGGAGAACGGGCTGGACGGAGCGATGATCGTGGAGGCCGCGGACCTGGTCTACCTGACCGGCACCCATCAGAATATGCACCTCTACGTCCCGGCCGAAGGACAACCGCTGTTGATGGTCCGGCGCGACCTGAACGCGGCGCGGGAAGACGCACTGGTGGATAATATCGTGCCCCTGCGCAGCTTCCGCGACCTCCCGCGGCTGATGGCCGAGGCCGGGCTGCGCCCGCCGGCCCGCCTGGGCCTGGAGTTCGACATCCTGCCGGTGGCCTTTTTCCAGCAATACCAGCGGGTCTTCCCGGAAACCCGTTTCGCCGACTGCTCCGCTATCCTGCGCCGCCAGCGGGCGGTCAAGAGCGACTACGAGCGGATGCTGCTGCGCGAGGCGGGCCGGCGCATGGACGCCCTCTACGCCCGCCTGCCCGAAGTGATCGCCGTCGGCCGCGGCGAGGCCGAAGCGGCCGGGCGCTTCGAGGCGCTCGCGCGGACGGCCGGGCACCAGGGGCTGGTGCGCATGCGGGGCTTCAACGCGGAGATCTTCTGGGGGCATTTCCTGGCCGGGGAGAGCGCGGCGCGGCCGGGACCCTTCGACGGCGCGGCCGGGGGGCCGGGACCGGGACCCGCGTTCCGCTTTGGCTCAAGCGGACGTCCGATCATGCGCGACGAGCCGATCCTCGTGGACTATCCGGGGGTTTTCGACGGCTACCTTGTCGACATCACCCGCATCGTGGTCGTCGGCCGCCTGAGCGCGGAGCTGGTGAGGGCGCATGAAGTGGCGCTGGAGATCCAGGAGCATCTGGTGCGGGAGGCGCGGCCGGGAGCGACGGCGGGCGCCCTCTACGACCTGGCCCTCGGGATGGCCCGCGACGCGGGGCTGGATGCCTACTTTATGGGATACGGCAATCCCGTGCCGTTCGTCGGGCACGGGGTGGGGATCGAGCTGAACGAATGGCCGGTGATCGCCCGCGGCGCCGCGGACGTGCTGGAGGAGGGGCATGTCCTGGCCCTGGAGCCGAAGTTCGTTTTTCCCGGTCAGGGCATGGTGGGGATCGAGAACACCTTCATCGTTGGCGCGGCCGGCCTGGAGCGGATCACCAACTTCCCGGACGCCGTAATGGAGATCTAA
- a CDS encoding TIGR04086 family membrane protein yields MLGIEILRDIDVLDRFTSVLGPLVRLSRLSTEAAVPFRPPAPVPGGKKKTYPGLARHNNASDECPGGECFMAFNNETPRAGLLNWQAVGRGLLLAVLGVIALSLFASVVFYFSSLSEALLPWATSFAIFFGVAFGASAASRQAGGKGLWHGLAVGLGFFLLTLFVSAFILSEPLTLLGIGTKLLLTASAGVLGGIFGVTA; encoded by the coding sequence ATGCTGGGAATCGAGATCCTGAGGGATATCGACGTCCTGGACCGCTTCACGTCCGTCCTCGGTCCCCTTGTCCGGCTGTCCCGCCTCTCCACCGAGGCGGCCGTCCCATTCAGGCCTCCCGCGCCGGTGCCGGGCGGCAAAAAGAAAACATATCCCGGGCTCGCGCGGCATAACAATGCGTCAGACGAATGCCCGGGAGGAGAATGCTTTATGGCCTTTAACAATGAAACACCGCGGGCGGGGCTCCTAAACTGGCAAGCGGTCGGACGGGGCCTGCTCCTGGCCGTGCTCGGCGTGATTGCGCTGAGCCTTTTCGCCTCTGTCGTCTTTTACTTTTCCAGCCTTTCGGAGGCCCTGCTTCCCTGGGCCACGTCCTTCGCCATCTTCTTCGGCGTGGCCTTCGGCGCCTCGGCCGCTTCGCGCCAGGCGGGGGGCAAAGGTCTCTGGCACGGGCTTGCCGTCGGCCTCGGCTTTTTCCTGCTCACCTTGTTCGTATCCGCCTTCATCCTCTCCGAGCCGCTTACCCTGCTCGGCATCGGAACCAAGCTGCTCCTGACCGCGTCCGCAGGAGTTCTGGGAGGCATCTTTGGGGTAACCGCCTGA
- a CDS encoding Hsp20/alpha crystallin family protein, translating into MSIRRWDPLSELSSIREQMNRMWDFLRPVTFRDGGAPRIDLHQTPDELIATAELPGVASKDDIEIHVTPDSLTIRGELKRNYDARDEDFIHAERFVGRFSRTLPLPVEVKPEEARASYENGLLEIHLPKTEVNRGRQPYRVPIQ; encoded by the coding sequence TTGAGCATCAGACGCTGGGATCCTCTTAGCGAGCTTTCAAGCATCCGCGAACAGATGAACCGCATGTGGGACTTCCTGCGCCCCGTCACCTTCCGTGACGGCGGGGCGCCCCGTATCGACCTGCACCAAACACCCGACGAACTCATTGCCACGGCGGAACTGCCGGGGGTGGCGTCCAAGGACGACATTGAGATCCACGTCACCCCGGACTCCCTCACCATCCGAGGCGAATTGAAGCGTAACTACGATGCCCGGGATGAGGACTTCATCCACGCCGAGCGTTTTGTTGGGCGGTTCTCCCGTACCCTGCCTCTCCCGGTGGAGGTCAAGCCCGAGGAGGCCAGGGCTTCCTACGAAAACGGCCTGCTGGAGATCCATCTTCCCAAGACCGAGGTCAACCGCGGACGGCAGCCCTACCGCGTGCCCATCCAGTAA
- a CDS encoding endonuclease/exonuclease/phosphatase family protein, with protein sequence MRHGQGIDGRVSLRRVRRTIAGAVPDLVALQEVDRLVWRSGFVPQDAWLGLSLKMYRAFGPAIRWRGFTAFGNAILSGRPLLGAVNYSLPGKGERRGLLVARRPDFTLACTHLGLDAGERREQVAAILEILRRYDGPLILAGDFNCRREDPELEELHSFLRDTAPDALPYTYPAERPSVKADYIFVSPHFTCHSLYAPHSPASDHLPLCADLEVVLLEDCGLIGQKASLGAFQTEFPGELGESAFFDTGDIAPGNTQLAGYFLLGTLSTVDQAETQGDDFLLPPR encoded by the coding sequence ATGCGCCACGGCCAGGGCATTGATGGCCGGGTGTCGCTGAGGAGGGTACGCCGGACCATCGCCGGGGCGGTCCCCGACCTGGTAGCGCTGCAGGAGGTCGACCGCCTGGTATGGCGGTCGGGTTTCGTCCCCCAAGACGCTTGGCTGGGCCTGTCGCTGAAAATGTACCGGGCTTTCGGCCCTGCCATCCGGTGGAGGGGGTTTACGGCTTTCGGGAACGCCATCCTCAGCGGCCGGCCTCTTCTGGGTGCGGTGAACTACTCCCTTCCCGGCAAAGGGGAAAGGCGGGGCCTCCTGGTGGCCCGCCGGCCGGACTTCACGCTGGCCTGTACCCATCTGGGGCTGGACGCCGGGGAGCGCCGGGAACAGGTGGCGGCGATCCTCGAGATCCTCCGCCGCTACGACGGGCCGCTCATCCTGGCCGGAGATTTTAACTGCCGCAGGGAAGACCCCGAGCTGGAGGAACTGCATTCTTTCCTGCGGGATACGGCGCCGGACGCCCTACCCTACACCTACCCGGCCGAGCGCCCCTCGGTGAAGGCTGATTACATCTTTGTTTCCCCGCATTTTACCTGCCATAGCCTTTACGCCCCTCATTCGCCCGCATCGGATCACCTCCCACTGTGCGCCGACCTCGAGGTCGTGCTCCTGGAAGACTGCGGGCTTATTGGTCAGAAGGCGTCACTGGGCGCTTTCCAGACCGAATTCCCTGGTGAGCTTGGTGAGAGCGCGTTTTTCGATACGGGAGACATAGCTCCGGGAAATACCCAGCTTGCGGGCTATTTCCTGTTGGGTACGCTTAGCACCGTCGACCAGGCCGAAACGCAGGGCGATGACTTTCTTCTCCCGCCGCGTTAG
- a CDS encoding ATP-binding protein: MRVGLTGAQGVGKTTLARELARILGWRLIEEQARVVFARCPQTKGKFSSAFQWRCLAEQIRLEEDGDDFIADRTVIDNAAYWIKWRMAHSSSAENLAYYRRCQAQAAKYDLVIYVPPEIPLVADGFRSTNTEYQAEMDWLISTLMRGLVPPKRRLTVTGSMDERAARVLERIKKLASMPQASYTGWYEGPGEWADAPPRDDLQHAPRPGH; this comes from the coding sequence GTGCGCGTGGGGCTGACCGGCGCGCAAGGGGTGGGAAAGACCACCTTGGCGCGGGAACTGGCTCGGATCCTGGGCTGGCGTTTGATCGAAGAGCAGGCGCGCGTCGTTTTCGCGCGCTGCCCGCAGACCAAGGGTAAGTTCAGCAGCGCCTTTCAGTGGCGTTGCCTTGCGGAGCAGATCAGGCTGGAGGAGGATGGGGACGACTTCATCGCCGACCGGACGGTGATCGATAACGCCGCCTACTGGATCAAGTGGCGCATGGCGCACTCTTCGAGTGCCGAGAACCTCGCCTATTACCGGCGCTGCCAGGCCCAGGCCGCGAAATACGACCTCGTGATCTATGTGCCGCCGGAGATCCCCCTGGTCGCCGACGGCTTCCGCAGTACAAACACGGAATACCAGGCGGAGATGGACTGGCTGATCAGCACCCTGATGCGAGGCCTGGTGCCCCCGAAACGCCGCCTGACCGTTACCGGCTCCATGGACGAGCGGGCGGCCCGGGTACTGGAGCGCATCAAGAAGCTGGCATCGATGCCACAAGCTTCATATACTGGGTGGTATGAAGGACCGGGGGAGTGGGCCGATGCGCCTCCGCGTGATGACCTACAACATGCGCCACGGCCAGGGCATTGA